TTTAGCAATTCTTGTAACTCTTTCGAGAAATTTTCAGCAGTGGTATGATTTACTAATACATTCTTTACCTGTTGCTGTTTTGTCACAAGATACATACTTGGTATGGTTTGAACCTGTAAAAGATCGGCTGCGGACTGATCTTCGTCATAATAATAGGGGAAAGTATATCCTTTTTCTTTGATATACTGATCAGCAGTTTCCTTTGTTTCTTTTCCTGGTTCGTTCATATTCAGAAGAACAAAATGAATTTGATCTCCATACTTTTCATACATCTGCTGAACAATGGGTAGTTGTTTCTGGCAATGCGGACACCAACTAGCCCATTCGACAACTAACATAGGTTTATCATACAGTTCCGAGATAGCAATCAATTTTCCATCTTGAGAGGTCATTTTAAATTCTGGAAGTTGTTGGCCTTTTAAACTCAAAGCCGTATTGTTCTTATCACTAGAAGTTGATTGCGAAACTGACGATGAACCTATATCTCCATCCTTAGTGGGTCTGGTGTAATAAAGCAAACCCACCGCTAAACCTATGATGACACCCACCGCTAAAAATGGTAGCCACCACTTGTCTTTTTGCATAACATCTCCTTTCCTATAATAGTAAAATACAACGAATAAGTCTTTAGCAAATAACATATTAATACAATCAAACAAAAACTGCGACTCATTCATTTCAAATGATATTTTAACATTTACTATTCATTTATACAAGTAATAAGTTGTCAGATAGTAAATTTTTTTAAAAAGTAGAAAATCCCATTAAATACCATCATTGTAAAGTTTTTCTAATCATAAACTTGATTTCGTTTTCTGAGATTTGTCAGAATATTCCCGTTTCCGATGCATAATTGTAAGCAAGGCAAGAAATATGAATTGCCTATATTACCTATACTAAAATTTGCATCAAAATACTTTTATAACATTGCAAAAATAAAAAAGATTATCCAATTAGATAATCTTTTTTATGTTCTTAATACAAATCAAGATAATTATCAACTTCCCATTGTGAAACAAAGGTTGCATAGCTGGCCCACTCGATACGTTTCGCTTCAAGGAAGCTAGTGTAGATGTGTTCACCTAGGGCTGCCTTGACCACGTCATCCTCAGTCAAAGCTTTCAAAGCGTTGTGAAGAGTTGATGGAAGATCAGTGATTCCAGCTTCCTTACGCTCTTCTGCTGTCATGATGTAGATATTCTCTTCGATAGGAGCTGGTGCTTCGATTTTGTTTTCAATACCATGCAAACCAACTTCCAAAAGAACCGCCATAGCGATGTATGGGTTTGCCATTGGGTCCACTGAACGCAACTCAAGACGAGTTCCCATACCACGTGAAGCCGGCACGCGCACAAGTGGCGAACGGTTACGACCAGCCCAAGCAATGTAAACAGGCGCTTCATAACCTGGAACCAAACGTTTGTATGAGTTAACCGTTGGGTTCATGATGGCAGTATAGTTGTAAGCATGTTTGATCAAACCGCCAAGGAAATGGTAGGCCGTTTCAGACAACTGCATTCCTTTTGGATCATTTGGATCAAAGAAGGCATTGTTTCCTTCTGCATCAAACAAGGACATATTACAGTGCATACCTGATCCAGCAATACCAAATTTTGGTTTTGCCATAAAGGTTGCGTACAAACCGTGTTTACGAGCAATGGTTTTTACTACGAGCTTAAAGATTTGAATCTTGTCACAGGCACGAAGGACTTCATCATACTTGAAGTCAATTTCATGTTGTCCAACCGCAACCTCGTGGTGACTCGCTTCTACTTCAAATCCCATTTTGGTCAAGACATTCACGATTTCACGACGTGTATTGTCCGCAAGGTCAGTAGGCGCCAAATCAAAGTAGCCACCCTTGTCATTCACTTCAAGTGTTGGGTCGCCATTTTCATCCAACTTAAATAGGAAGAATTCTGGCTCTGGACCAAGGTTGAAGGATTTGAATCCTACTTCTTCCATATGACGAAGTGCACGCTTCAGATTACCACGTGGGTCACCTGCAAAGGGTTCGCCTTCTGTTGTATAGACATCACAGATCAAACCTGCAACACTTCCATTTTCATCTCCCCAAGGGAAGACTGTCCATGTATCCAAGTCTGGGTACAAGTACATATCTGACTCATTAATACGTACAAAACCTTCAATAGAAGATCCATCAAACATGGCTTTATTTGACAAGACCTTATCTAACTGTTCATCTGTAGCAGGAATTTCGACGTTTTTCATCGTCCCCAGGATATCTGAAAACATGAGACGAATAAAGGTAACATTTTTTTCCTTGACTTCACGACGAATATCTGCAGCTGTGATTGGCATGGGTTTTCTCCTTAATATATATGACTACTTGCGATTGCCTAACCGCGACCAAAGGGTGACCGTACTGAAGCAAAGCGCCCCTGCTGGAGGAGTTCATTGTGAAGTGCGCGACGCACTTCCGTCTGACTCACGGCTTTCTTGGACTTCGCCTCGCGTTCAGCATATTTTTTCTTAATCGCAGCAATATTATGACCTTCAGAGATATAATCTTTGATTTCAAGCAGACGATCCATGTCATTCAACGAATACATGCGACGGTTCCCTTCGTTTCGATCAGGTTTGATCAACTCTTGATCTTCATAATAACGAATCTGACGCGCTGAGAGATCGGTCAATTTCATAACACTGCCGATAGGAAAAACAGCCATATTTCGGCGAAATTCTCTTTCCTTCATTTACAATTTCCTTCTTCCTGTCTATTATAGTCTAAAAAAAGACATACGTCAACGAATAATGTCATAAAATGTAACATTATTTTCTTTTTTTCTCCCAAAAGAGTTTCAGTTGCTCAATATCATAATTTACAAGGATTGCGACAAAAACTCCCATAAATGTTTCAAATACACGTGCAAACACGTACAAAAATGTTTCTCCGCTCGGTATTGATAGGGTAATGATCAACATAGCCGCTACACCACCGATAACTCCTGCCTTGTTGTTCATGGCGACATTTGTCATAATGGTTAACATGGTGCAAATCGGAACAACTAGTAAAGTTACCCAAAAGGCTCCATGAAATAAAGTGTTTAAGAGGAAAAAGACAAGGGCGTAAAAACCGCCAATACTATTTCCTAAGATACGCGAAGTTCCAAAATGGACGCTCTTATCAAAGCTCTCTCGTAAACTGAAGACTGCTGTCAATGCTCCGATTTGAAGCCCCTTCCAGCCAAAAAAACCAAAAATCAAGAGAACTATAAATACGGCAATCCCTGTTTTGAAGGTTCGCATACCAAGCTTGAACTGTGACTTATCAAATTTATATTTTTTAAAATAACTCATAATCTCAACTTTCTACTACCATTTTAACATAAATTAGTTGATTTTATGAGTGAAAATCAATAGGAAGCGTTTTTAATTTAGGGGTACAAAAAAGAGGAAACAGAGTTCCTCTTTTCTATTTAAATTCAGAGCTTAGTTGCTTTCATCTTCTTTCCGTTTCAACTGACCAAGTCCTAAAACTCCTACTAAAGCTGCTAGACCAAGATATGGCATGTAGCTTGAATCATTTGTACCTGTTTGAGGTAGAGTAGGATTCCCTTTTGGATTTGGAGTAGGAGTTGTTGGCTCCTCTGGTTTCTTAGGTTCTGGCGTTGTCGTGCGAACTGTATTTGAAGCATAAGCAACTTTGTTCACAGTATTTACATAGGTATTTTCAAAGGTTCCGACAGCAATTCGTTTCATTTGAATATAAGTCTCAGCCTGGAATGGAGAATCCAACTGAATCTCTTGAAGGAATTCTTCCTTGAAGCGAATTGTAATCATTCCCTTATCTTGATTATGTTCAACCTGTGTTTCAGCTGTTAAGTCTGTCCCTGCCTTAATAACACGACCGTCTTTCAATCGGATATCAACCTTGGCAAGAACTTTATAGTTTCCAGTGTATTGATCACCTTTTTGGTCATAATCATCTACAAAACTATAGTCATTCAAGTCCTCAGAATGATTTTGTGGAATCAAACCACCGATTAAACGATAATTGAAGAACTGGTTCAACGGAATTGTTTGGCCATCAATATTGTCACTGCTTGGATCCATACTGATTGTCACATCTTTTTTCGGTGTGATTTTCGGTACGTTGTTGACAACTACTTCTGTAGCATAGCCATTTCCAAAATCAATTTGGTAGGCTTTGTTTTCATACTTACCACCCGTTTGACCAAATTCAGGTTTAACTGTCATCGGATCTGTGATTAGCAATGATTTTCCTGCTGCTACATAGTTCTTGTAGAATTCAGCTGGATTATCAGCTGAGAAGAGTTGGAAAGCACCTTTAACAGTGATGTTTGCTTTCTTCAACAGATCTTGAACCTTCTTAGGCGCAGCTTCTAAACTATCAAATTGTTGAACACTGACACCTGGTACAAGATTGCCCTCTAGATCACGAATCTTAACCAATTCTGGTTGAAGGGTTAAGGCTTCTTCTGGATAATCATCCACATAGTAGAAACCATTTTGAATCGCTTCTTTAGAAGATTTATCTCCCTTGTATTGGTCCAAATCCCATGTGAGTTCATAGTAGTTCGTTGAACCAGCTAGAACTTCTTTGCCATCAATATTCACACCTTGCTTGTTCTTGTTAACTTTCAAAGGCTTGATGTAGTTGTTATTTGGATTGTCAGGATCATTTGGTTTACCTGGAGTCGTTACACGAACAATGTTTGACTTGACACCGTAGGCGTCGTTGACTGTCAATGTAAAGTTATTCGTATAAGTCGCCCCATCATTCAAGACACGACCAACAACAGTTGGATATAGAGTCTCAAAGGACTTTGTCAAATCTGCATTGAAAGCAGCCAAGGTCTCCTCAGTAGCCTTAAAGGTTACAGTGTGACTAGCTTTATCATAGCTTGTTTCAAAACCTTTGCTTGCAGCCTTGGTTGTTTCCAAATCAAACTGATAGCCAGTTGGAAGTGGATCTACCAATACAAACGAAGTTGTTTTTGGACGACCAGCTGTCAACGC
This window of the Streptococcus sp. D7B5 genome carries:
- the glnA gene encoding type I glutamate--ammonia ligase, encoding MPITAADIRREVKEKNVTFIRLMFSDILGTMKNVEIPATDEQLDKVLSNKAMFDGSSIEGFVRINESDMYLYPDLDTWTVFPWGDENGSVAGLICDVYTTEGEPFAGDPRGNLKRALRHMEEVGFKSFNLGPEPEFFLFKLDENGDPTLEVNDKGGYFDLAPTDLADNTRREIVNVLTKMGFEVEASHHEVAVGQHEIDFKYDEVLRACDKIQIFKLVVKTIARKHGLYATFMAKPKFGIAGSGMHCNMSLFDAEGNNAFFDPNDPKGMQLSETAYHFLGGLIKHAYNYTAIMNPTVNSYKRLVPGYEAPVYIAWAGRNRSPLVRVPASRGMGTRLELRSVDPMANPYIAMAVLLEVGLHGIENKIEAPAPIEENIYIMTAEERKEAGITDLPSTLHNALKALTEDDVVKAALGEHIYTSFLEAKRIEWASYATFVSQWEVDNYLDLY
- the glnR gene encoding transcriptional repressor GlnR, whose amino-acid sequence is MKEREFRRNMAVFPIGSVMKLTDLSARQIRYYEDQELIKPDRNEGNRRMYSLNDMDRLLEIKDYISEGHNIAAIKKKYAEREAKSKKAVSQTEVRRALHNELLQQGRFASVRSPFGRG
- a CDS encoding TlpA disulfide reductase family protein produces the protein MQKDKWWLPFLAVGVIIGLAVGLLYYTRPTKDGDIGSSSVSQSTSSDKNNTALSLKGQQLPEFKMTSQDGKLIAISELYDKPMLVVEWASWCPHCQKQLPIVQQMYEKYGDQIHFVLLNMNEPGKETKETADQYIKEKGYTFPYYYDEDQSAADLLQVQTIPSMYLVTKQQQVKNVLVNHTTAENFSKELQELLN
- a CDS encoding aromatic acid exporter family protein, with the translated sequence MSYFKKYKFDKSQFKLGMRTFKTGIAVFIVLLIFGFFGWKGLQIGALTAVFSLRESFDKSVHFGTSRILGNSIGGFYALVFFLLNTLFHGAFWVTLLVVPICTMLTIMTNVAMNNKAGVIGGVAAMLIITLSIPSGETFLYVFARVFETFMGVFVAILVNYDIEQLKLFWEKKRK